ATCGGTAAAATATTATCCACGCTGGATGGAAGGAAAATATTGTATTCCTTCCGAAAATCAATATCGTCAACATCCGCAGGATTATATTGATGTATTGGAATTTACTGTAAAAGATGCGTTGTCAAAATGTCCCGCCGGAACTGCTGAAAATGTTGTAGGAATGGCATTTGATACTACTGGGAGTACACCTGTTTTTACAGATGAAAATGGAACTCCGCTAGCGCTTTTACCCGAATTTGTCGAAAATCCAAACGCTATGTTTGTGCTTTGGAAAGATCATACCGCCATTAAAGAAGCAAATGAAATCAACGAACTTTCACGCAAATGGGATATTGATTACACTTCTTACGAAGGTGGAATTTACTCTTCAGAATGGTTTTGGGCAAAAGCATTGCACGTGCTTCGTTCAGACGAAAAAATACGCAAAGCCGCATATTCCATTGTAGAACATTGTGATTGGCTTCCGGGACTTTTGGTTGGTAAAACCAAGCCCGAAGAAATTTACCGCAGTCGTTGTGCTTCAGGGCACAAAGCAATGTGGCTCGAAGAATGGGGGGGGCTTCCATCGGAAGAATTCTTAACCGCTCTCGATCCGTTTCTTGCAGGATATAGAGACAGACTTTTTTCGGAAACTTGCGCAGCAGATACTAAAACAGGGAATCTGACAGAAGAATGGGCAAAAAGATTAGGACTTACTACCAATGTTGCAGTTGCTGCGGGCGCTTTCGATGCACATATGGGAGCCGTTGGAGCTGAAATTAAACCGGGAGCGTTGGTTCGAATCATCGGAACTTCTACTTGCGATATTATGGTTTCTGACTATCATACAATGGGTGAAAAGTTAATCCCCGGCATTTGTGGTCAAGTTGATGGCTCTGTAATACCAGGAATGGTTGGACTGGAAGCAGGACAATCCGCTTTTGGCGATATTTATGCTTGGTTTAAACGTGTTGTTGCTTGGCCTGTGGAAAATATTCTTACAAAATCAACTTTAATAGATGAAGATACAAAGCAAAAATTGATTGACGAGACGACAGATGAAATCATTCCTGTTTTATCCGAAGAAGCAATGAAAATTCCGGTTTCTGAATCAACTATTTTAGCAACGGATTGGATGAACGGACGACGCACTCCTGATGCAAATCAAATGCTGAAAGGAACAATCACCGGTTTAACATTGGCAAGTTCTGCTCCGCTTATTTTCCGTGCTTTGGTGGAAGCTACAGCATACGGTTCAAAAGCTATAGTTGATAGATTTATTGAAAACGGCGTGGAAATAAAAGAGGTAATCGGTATTGGTGGAATTGCTTTAAAATCGCCTTTTGTAATGCAAGTAATGGCAGATGTTCTTGGAATGCCTATCAAAGTAGCAAAAGCAGATCAGGCATGTGCATTTGGCGCTTCTATGTTTGCTTCTGTTGCCGCAGGAGTTTATAAAAAAGTGGAAGATGCTCAAAAATCGATGGGAATGGGATTTGCGTCTGAGTATTATCCAAATATGGAAAATCATAAATTATATTCTGATTTGTATAAAAAATATACAGCAATCGGAAAATTTACGGAAGAAAATTTGTTTAAATAAAATACCTCATAGAAAAACACAATAATCATGAAAACCAAAATTTTTATTCTCGTAGCAACAGCAATGGTGCTTTTAAAATGTACCTATAAAGAAGAAAATAAAACTTTATCAGGATTAGACAAATCAAAATTTCAAACTGTTGTTAATGGTGACTCGACCAATCTTTATGTTTTGAAAAATGCTTCAGGAATGGAAGTATGTATTACCAATTTTGGAGGAAGAATCGTGTCAATAATGACTCCCGATAAAACGGGAAAAATGATTGATGTTGTTCTTGGATTTGATTCAGTAGCCGATTACATCAATATACCCAGTGATTTTGGAGCAAGTATCGGAAGATATGCAAATCGCATCAATCAAGGAAAAATTACCATTGATGGTAAAACGATACAGTTACCGCAAAATAATTTTGGACATTGCTTACATGGCGGACCAAAAGGATGGCAATATCAAGTGTATAAAAACGTAAAACAAATAGGCGATTCTATTATTGAAATGACCCGTTTTTCTCCCGACGGAGACATGAACTTTCCTGGAAATGTGGAAGCTAAAGTTACATTTGCACTGACTAAAGACAATGCAATAAAAATTGATTTTACAGCAACTACCGATAAGAAAACGGTAATAAATATGTGTAACCACTCTTATTTTAATCTTTCAGGCGATCCAACAAAACCTATTACAGATGATGAATTATACATTAATGCCGATAAATTTACTCCTGTGGACAGTACATTTATGACAACGGGAGAAATTGCCTCAGTAAAAAACACTCCAATGGATTTTACCACTCCAAAATTAATAGGGAAAGAGATAAACAATTATGATTATATTCAATTGAAAAATGGAAACGGATATGACCATAACTGGGTGTTGAATACAGCAGGTGATGTTAATCAATTAGCCGCTAAAGTATTTTCTCCGGCGTCAGGCGTAACTTTAGAAGTTTATACAAACGAACCCGGAATTCAAGTTTATACCGGAAATTTTCTTGACGGAACCGTAAAAGGTAAACGAGGTATTGTTTATAATCAGCGTACGGGTATTTGCCTTGAAACTCAACATTATCCTGACAGCCCTAATAAACCTCAATGGCCTTCAGTAATGTTAGCGCCTGGTCAAATATATCACAGTGCATGTATTTATAAATTTGGTGTTCAAAAATAAAATTAATCCATAAAAAACAAATTATGAATTGGAATTCACAACAGTTTATTTGGCTTGACTGGGTAATTATAGCAGTCGGTATTTTAGTGGTAGCTTGGGCTGTTTGGCGTGCGGTGCAGAAAGACAAACGTTCGCAACAAGGAGCTAATAGTGAAGATTATTTATTTGGTAAAGGAGAACCTTGGTATATTATAGGAGCGGCTATTTTTGCTGCCAACATCGGATCAGAACACCTCGTGGGACTGGCAGGTACTGGAGCAAAAGCTGGTGTGGGTATGGCGCACTGGGAAATGCAAGGTTGGATGATACTTATTCTGGGTTGGCTTTTTGTGCCTTTTTATCAACTTATGAATAACAAATTGGGCAAAATCATTACTATGCCCGACTTTTTGAAAAATCGATACACACCGGCTACGGGTTCGTGGTTATCTATCATTACACTTGTTGCTTACGTTCTTACCAAGGTGAGTGTAACAGCTTTTACCGGAGGTATTTTTATGGAAAGTCTTCTCGGTTTACCTTTCTGGTATGGAGCTATCGGTTTAATTGTTTTAACAGGTTTATTTACTGTTTTTGGTGGAATGAAAGGAGTGATGACACTATCTGCCATTCAAACTCCAATTCTTATAATAGGTTCTTTTCTTGTACTTTTCTTAGGGTTATCAGTACTTGGAGATGGTAATATCGGACATGGTTGGAATGCTATGATCGAATATTCTAAAACACTAAGTAAGGGAGCAGACGGTGTCGCTTATGGTACAAACCACATGTTCCATTTTGAGACTGGTGATCCTCTGTATGACGACTATCCTGGTTTTTGGGTGTTTATTGGAGCGTCGATTATTGGTTTATGGTATTGGGCTACCGACCAGCACATAGTACAACGTGTGCTTGGACAACAAAAAGGTGAATCTAACGATGTTGTGATGAAACGTGCAAGAAGAGGGACTGTTGCAGCAGGTTATTTCAAATTACTTCCTGTATTTATGTTTTTGATACCAGGTATGATTGCAGCAGCATTGGCATCACGTCCGGGCAGTGGTTTTTCATTAGAAAATCCAGATACCGCTTTCGGGTCAATGGTTAAATTTGTATTGCCTGCAGGTGTGAAAGGAATTGTAACCATTGGTTTCATATCGGCACTCGTTGCTTCTTTGGCAGCATTCTTCAACTCTTGTGCTACACTATTTACAGAAGACTTTTATAAGCCAATGTTCAAAAATAAAAGCGAATCAACTTATGTTTTGGTAGGAAGAATAGCTACGATTGTTGTTGTTATTTTAGGTATTATATGGATTCCGGTAATGATGAGTTTGGGTAGTCTTTACTCATATTTACAAGGAATTCAATCATTACTTGCTCCTGCAATGGTAGCCGTATTTGTTATGGGTATATTTTTCAAAAAAATAACTCCGAAGGCTGGTGAAGCCGGTTTAATAATCGGTTTTCTTATAGGAATGGCCAGGTTGTTAACTAATATTTTTACAAATACCGGTAAAAATGTAATGACGGGATGGTATTGGGAATCTACTCGCTGGTTTTGGCATACGAATTGGCTTATTTTTGAAATATGGTTACTTGTTTTTATTATGTTGATGATGGTTCTTGTTTCTTTTTTTACTCCAAAACCCACGGCTAAACAAATAGAAGCCATTACGTTTACTGATGATTATAAGAAGCTTATTCGTAAAAGTTGGAACAAGTGGGATGTCATAGCATCGGTTGGTGTTGTTGCGTTGTGTGCCTTATTTTATTGGTATTTTTGGTAATGATTTTTTTGAGTAACTTTGCTGATATTATTTCTTCAGCAAAGTTTACTTTTTAAATATATTAAGATGACGGCAAGCGCTGTTTTTTATAGTTTACAACACACTTTTTTTGTAGCAGTAGATTGCATTATTTTTGGTTTTAAAGATAATGAAATGCTTCTGTTGTGCCATAAGCGAGCAATGGAGCCTGCTTTTGGAGGACTTTCCTTAATGGGTGGTTTTGTAAAAGAAAACCAATCGGTAAATGAAGCAGCTATAAGTGTTTTGTCAAATTTAACCGGCTTGGAAAATATTTTTATGGAGCAAGTTGGTGTATATGGAGAAATTGATAGAGATCCGGGAGAACGTGTAATTTCTTGTGCTTTTTATGCCTTAATAGATATTTGTGAACATAATGAGGCTCTTTTAGAGAGTCATAATGCTTTTTGGATTAACATCAACCAAGCATCTGACCTTATTTTTGACCATTATCAAATGGTACAAGATGCGCTTTCAATTTTACGAAGAAAAGCAGCAGTCCAACCCATTGGTTTTAATCTTTTGCCTGAAAAATTTACACTTACGCAATTACAA
The genomic region above belongs to uncultured Paludibacter sp. and contains:
- the araB gene encoding L-ribulokinase (Evidence 2a : Function from experimental evidences in other organisms; PubMedId : 189315, 357433; Product type e : enzyme), with amino-acid sequence MKYVIGLDYGSDSARAVIVNAETGEELASSVKYYPRWMEGKYCIPSENQYRQHPQDYIDVLEFTVKDALSKCPAGTAENVVGMAFDTTGSTPVFTDENGTPLALLPEFVENPNAMFVLWKDHTAIKEANEINELSRKWDIDYTSYEGGIYSSEWFWAKALHVLRSDEKIRKAAYSIVEHCDWLPGLLVGKTKPEEIYRSRCASGHKAMWLEEWGGLPSEEFLTALDPFLAGYRDRLFSETCAADTKTGNLTEEWAKRLGLTTNVAVAAGAFDAHMGAVGAEIKPGALVRIIGTSTCDIMVSDYHTMGEKLIPGICGQVDGSVIPGMVGLEAGQSAFGDIYAWFKRVVAWPVENILTKSTLIDEDTKQKLIDETTDEIIPVLSEEAMKIPVSESTILATDWMNGRRTPDANQMLKGTITGLTLASSAPLIFRALVEATAYGSKAIVDRFIENGVEIKEVIGIGGIALKSPFVMQVMADVLGMPIKVAKADQACAFGASMFASVAAGVYKKVEDAQKSMGMGFASEYYPNMENHKLYSDLYKKYTAIGKFTEENLFK
- a CDS encoding Hydrolase, NUDIX family, which gives rise to MTASAVFYSLQHTFFVAVDCIIFGFKDNEMLLLCHKRAMEPAFGGLSLMGGFVKENQSVNEAAISVLSNLTGLENIFMEQVGVYGEIDRDPGERVISCAFYALIDICEHNEALLESHNAFWININQASDLIFDHYQMVQDALSILRRKAAVQPIGFNLLPEKFTLTQLQALYEAIYGHPFDKRNFRKKMMNMNFLEKTNEIDKSGSKKGAYYYKFKYDREEI
- the mro gene encoding Aldose 1-epimerase — encoded protein: MKTKIFILVATAMVLLKCTYKEENKTLSGLDKSKFQTVVNGDSTNLYVLKNASGMEVCITNFGGRIVSIMTPDKTGKMIDVVLGFDSVADYINIPSDFGASIGRYANRINQGKITIDGKTIQLPQNNFGHCLHGGPKGWQYQVYKNVKQIGDSIIEMTRFSPDGDMNFPGNVEAKVTFALTKDNAIKIDFTATTDKKTVINMCNHSYFNLSGDPTKPITDDELYINADKFTPVDSTFMTTGEIASVKNTPMDFTTPKLIGKEINNYDYIQLKNGNGYDHNWVLNTAGDVNQLAAKVFSPASGVTLEVYTNEPGIQVYTGNFLDGTVKGKRGIVYNQRTGICLETQHYPDSPNKPQWPSVMLAPGQIYHSACIYKFGVQK
- a CDS encoding conserved membrane hypothetical protein (Evidence 4 : Unknown function but conserved in other organisms), encoding MNWNSQQFIWLDWVIIAVGILVVAWAVWRAVQKDKRSQQGANSEDYLFGKGEPWYIIGAAIFAANIGSEHLVGLAGTGAKAGVGMAHWEMQGWMILILGWLFVPFYQLMNNKLGKIITMPDFLKNRYTPATGSWLSIITLVAYVLTKVSVTAFTGGIFMESLLGLPFWYGAIGLIVLTGLFTVFGGMKGVMTLSAIQTPILIIGSFLVLFLGLSVLGDGNIGHGWNAMIEYSKTLSKGADGVAYGTNHMFHFETGDPLYDDYPGFWVFIGASIIGLWYWATDQHIVQRVLGQQKGESNDVVMKRARRGTVAAGYFKLLPVFMFLIPGMIAAALASRPGSGFSLENPDTAFGSMVKFVLPAGVKGIVTIGFISALVASLAAFFNSCATLFTEDFYKPMFKNKSESTYVLVGRIATIVVVILGIIWIPVMMSLGSLYSYLQGIQSLLAPAMVAVFVMGIFFKKITPKAGEAGLIIGFLIGMARLLTNIFTNTGKNVMTGWYWESTRWFWHTNWLIFEIWLLVFIMLMMVLVSFFTPKPTAKQIEAITFTDDYKKLIRKSWNKWDVIASVGVVALCALFYWYFW